From one Streptomyces sp. ICC1 genomic stretch:
- a CDS encoding response regulator transcription factor: protein MTRVLVVEDEESFSDALSYMLRKEGFEVAIAATGPDGLDEFERNGADLVLLDLMLPGLPGTEVCRQLRGRSNVPVIMVTAKDSEIDKVVGLEIGADDYVTKPFSSRELVARIRAVLRRRGEPEEVTPAALEAGPVRMDVDRHVVTVSGAKVDLPLKEFDLLEMLLRNAGRVLTRMQLIDRVWGADYVGDTKTLDVHVKRLRAKIEPDPGAPRYLVTVRGLGYKFEP from the coding sequence GTGACCCGAGTGCTCGTCGTCGAGGATGAGGAATCCTTCAGCGACGCCCTGTCCTACATGCTCCGCAAGGAGGGCTTCGAGGTCGCGATCGCCGCGACCGGGCCCGACGGGCTCGACGAGTTCGAGCGCAACGGCGCCGACCTCGTCCTCCTCGACCTGATGCTCCCCGGCCTGCCCGGCACGGAGGTCTGCCGGCAGCTGCGCGGCCGCTCCAACGTCCCCGTGATCATGGTGACCGCCAAGGACAGCGAGATCGACAAGGTCGTCGGGCTGGAGATAGGAGCCGACGACTACGTCACGAAGCCCTTCTCCTCGCGGGAGCTGGTCGCCCGCATCCGCGCGGTCCTGCGCCGCCGCGGCGAGCCGGAGGAGGTCACCCCGGCGGCCCTGGAGGCGGGCCCCGTCCGCATGGACGTCGACCGCCACGTGGTCACCGTCTCCGGAGCCAAGGTGGACCTCCCGCTGAAGGAGTTCGACCTGCTGGAGATGTTGCTGCGCAACGCGGGCCGCGTGCTGACCCGCATGCAGCTCATCGACCGGGTCTGGGGCGCCGACTACGTCGGCGACACCAAGACCCTCGACGTCCACGTCAAGCGCCTGCGCGCCAAGATCGAGCCCGACCCGGGCGCGCCCCGCTACCTGGTCACGGTCCGCGGCCTCGGCTACAAGTTCGAGCCGTAA
- a CDS encoding lamin tail domain-containing protein, which yields MAAVPALAVLAALTAAPAQAAPADDVRINEVVTTGDVDDSIELHNKGAGPVDLSGWILKDDNSSSKYKIASGTTLAPGAFRAFDVHSSFGLGSSDKARLYLPDGSTLVDSFTWSKHSEPSWSRCPDGTGAFTSAARTLGAPNNCGTGGGTTPVAWPGSSSVSTADASNVFGEDLSGLQQEGSVMWGAQNSGKLWRLVKNGSGGWTPDTAGGWSTGKALRFPGGSGTPDSEGVAVTGAGAAGGVFVASERNADSSGTSRLSVLRYDVSGTATTLTAGKEWNLTPDLPAVGSNLGLEALTWVPDSHLTGAGFKDAATGAAYDPSRYGAHTDGVFFVGVEGTGMIYGYVLADSGAFTRVAAFSSGMAGVMELQWEPQAGRLWAVCDDTCSGRHLTLRVDASGSFATNAVFNRPAGMSNLNNEGFAIAPAAECAAGSKPVYWSDDSNTGGHALRKGTVSC from the coding sequence ATCGCGGCCGTCCCGGCGCTGGCGGTCCTCGCCGCCCTGACGGCAGCCCCCGCCCAGGCCGCCCCGGCCGACGACGTCCGCATCAACGAGGTGGTGACCACCGGGGACGTCGACGATTCGATCGAGCTCCACAACAAGGGCGCCGGCCCCGTCGACCTCTCGGGCTGGATACTCAAGGACGACAACAGCAGCTCGAAGTACAAGATCGCCTCCGGCACCACCCTGGCCCCCGGGGCCTTCCGCGCCTTCGACGTCCACTCCTCCTTCGGCCTCGGCTCCTCCGACAAGGCCCGCCTGTACCTCCCGGACGGCAGCACGCTCGTCGACAGCTTCACCTGGAGCAAGCACTCCGAGCCGTCCTGGTCACGCTGCCCCGACGGCACGGGCGCCTTCACATCCGCCGCCCGCACCCTCGGCGCGCCCAACAACTGCGGCACCGGCGGCGGCACCACTCCGGTCGCCTGGCCCGGCAGCTCCTCGGTGTCCACCGCCGACGCCTCGAACGTCTTCGGCGAGGACCTCAGCGGTCTCCAGCAGGAGGGCTCCGTGATGTGGGGCGCCCAGAACTCCGGCAAGCTCTGGCGCCTCGTCAAGAACGGTTCCGGAGGCTGGACCCCTGACACCGCCGGCGGCTGGTCCACCGGAAAGGCACTCCGCTTCCCCGGCGGTTCCGGCACCCCCGACAGCGAGGGCGTCGCCGTCACCGGAGCGGGCGCCGCGGGCGGGGTGTTCGTCGCCAGCGAGCGCAACGCCGACTCCTCCGGCACCAGCCGGCTGTCCGTCCTGCGCTACGACGTGAGCGGTACGGCCACCACCCTCACCGCGGGCAAGGAGTGGAACCTGACCCCGGACCTCCCCGCCGTCGGCTCCAACCTCGGCCTCGAGGCGCTCACCTGGGTGCCCGACAGCCACCTGACCGGCGCCGGCTTCAAGGACGCTGCCACCGGGGCGGCCTACGATCCGTCCCGCTACGGCGCCCACACCGACGGGGTGTTCTTCGTCGGTGTCGAGGGCACCGGCATGATCTACGGATACGTGCTCGCGGACTCGGGAGCCTTCACCCGCGTGGCCGCTTTCAGCAGCGGCATGGCGGGGGTCATGGAACTGCAGTGGGAGCCGCAGGCAGGCCGCCTGTGGGCCGTCTGCGACGACACCTGCTCGGGCCGGCACCTCACCCTGCGGGTCGACGCCTCCGGCTCCTTCGCCACCAACGCCGTCTTCAACCGGCCCGCCGGCATGTCCAACCTGAACAACGAGGGCTTCGCGATCGCCCCGGCCGCCGAATGCGCGGCGGGCTCCAAGCCCGTCTACTGGTCCGACGACAGCAACACCGGCGGACACGCGCTGCGCAAGGGCACCGTCAGCTGCTGA
- a CDS encoding CatB-related O-acetyltransferase: MATPRIPADPTVLHPVPDQPRVVLLKPLVTSPLIEVGEYSYYDDPEHPTAFETRNVLYHYGPEKLVIGKFCALGTGVRFIMNGANHRMDGPSTFPFPIMGGSWAGHFDLLTGLPGRGDTVVGNDVWFGYDTMVMPGVRIGHGAVIASGAVVVEDVPDYAIVGGNPARIIRTRYDGTEIARLLDLAWWDWPVEHLTEHIRTVMTGTVDDLEKIAPRPAGA; encoded by the coding sequence ATGGCCACGCCCCGGATCCCCGCGGACCCCACGGTGCTCCACCCCGTTCCCGACCAGCCCCGCGTGGTCCTGCTGAAGCCGCTGGTGACCTCACCGCTGATCGAGGTCGGGGAGTACTCCTACTACGACGACCCGGAGCACCCCACCGCGTTCGAGACCCGCAACGTCCTCTACCACTACGGGCCGGAGAAGCTGGTCATCGGGAAGTTCTGCGCGCTGGGCACCGGGGTGCGGTTCATCATGAACGGCGCCAACCACCGCATGGACGGCCCGTCCACGTTCCCCTTCCCCATCATGGGCGGCTCCTGGGCCGGGCACTTCGACCTGCTCACCGGCCTGCCGGGCCGCGGCGACACCGTCGTCGGCAACGACGTCTGGTTCGGCTACGACACGATGGTCATGCCCGGAGTGCGCATCGGGCACGGCGCGGTCATCGCCTCCGGCGCCGTCGTCGTCGAGGACGTCCCCGACTACGCGATCGTCGGCGGCAACCCGGCCCGGATCATCCGCACCCGCTACGACGGCACCGAGATCGCCCGCCTGCTCGATCTGGCCTGGTGGGACTGGCCCGTGGAACACCTGACCGAACACATCCGGACCGTCATGACCGGCACCGTCGACGACCTCGAGAAGATCGCACCGCGTCCGGCGGGCGCCTGA
- a CDS encoding nuclear transport factor 2 family protein, producing MTSRPIRTLTVLTAAAALCATAASTAHAAQDTGRRTPRIVTAWADAWNGTDPRSLGALFTANGTYTDEAIAVTFRGRKEIAGWKARADTLIDDVHVTVRGARLVGDRVTVQAVYSGHLKGAPKPFAVPMTTVLDLDGNHCRITSDKDHYSLATVLTQSGLPADWTPPAS from the coding sequence ATGACGTCCCGACCGATCCGCACCCTGACCGTGCTGACCGCTGCCGCTGCCCTCTGCGCCACGGCCGCCTCCACCGCCCATGCCGCGCAGGACACCGGCCGGCGCACTCCGCGGATCGTCACCGCCTGGGCCGACGCCTGGAACGGCACCGATCCCCGGTCCCTCGGCGCCCTGTTCACGGCGAACGGCACCTACACCGACGAGGCCATCGCCGTGACCTTCCGCGGCCGCAAGGAGATCGCCGGTTGGAAGGCCCGCGCCGACACCCTCATCGACGACGTCCACGTCACCGTCCGGGGCGCCCGTCTCGTCGGCGACCGCGTCACCGTGCAAGCCGTCTACTCCGGCCACCTCAAGGGCGCGCCGAAGCCCTTCGCCGTGCCGATGACCACCGTCCTCGACCTCGACGGGAACCACTGCCGGATCACGTCAGACAAGGACCACTACAGCCTGGCCACCGTCCTCACCCAGTCGGGCCTGCCCGCCGACTGGACCCCGCCCGCCTCCTGA
- a CDS encoding alpha/beta hydrolase, translated as MTPSAPPRTRSFTGAGGIRLAADVWGGASSPPLVLLHGGGQTRHAWDRAGPRLAALGWQVIAPDLRGHGTSEWPADGDYDLGLFAEDVRALVTELGRQPLLIGASLGGLAALLAAGEAPRAAIRALVLVDVAHRPDPRGFRRIVEFMHGHPDGFASIGEAAAAVSAHLPHRPPPRDPEGIRNNLRRRGDRWFWHWDPRMLDSFEGRMDPPGMAERLLDAARHADVPILLVRGGNSDVVREDIAEQFCEGVPHARRVDVSGAGHMVAGDRNEHFIDAVLPFLEGHLGCG; from the coding sequence ATGACGCCCAGCGCACCGCCACGCACCCGGAGCTTCACGGGCGCCGGTGGTATCCGGCTCGCGGCGGACGTCTGGGGCGGGGCGTCCTCGCCCCCTCTCGTCCTGCTGCACGGCGGAGGCCAGACGCGGCACGCCTGGGACCGGGCCGGCCCTCGACTCGCGGCCCTGGGGTGGCAGGTCATCGCCCCGGACCTGCGGGGGCACGGGACCAGCGAATGGCCCGCCGACGGCGACTACGACCTGGGCCTGTTCGCCGAGGACGTCCGCGCGCTCGTCACCGAACTCGGCCGTCAGCCGTTGCTCATCGGCGCCTCGCTCGGCGGCCTCGCCGCACTGCTCGCCGCCGGGGAGGCCCCAAGGGCGGCGATTCGCGCTCTGGTCCTCGTCGATGTCGCCCATCGGCCCGATCCCCGCGGGTTCCGCCGGATCGTCGAGTTCATGCACGGCCACCCGGACGGGTTCGCCAGTATCGGAGAAGCGGCCGCGGCGGTCTCCGCCCACCTGCCGCACCGACCGCCTCCGCGCGACCCCGAAGGGATACGGAACAACCTGCGACGCCGGGGCGACCGCTGGTTCTGGCACTGGGACCCCCGGATGCTCGACAGCTTCGAGGGCCGGATGGACCCGCCGGGCATGGCCGAGCGCCTCCTCGACGCCGCGCGCCACGCCGACGTGCCGATCCTGCTCGTCCGCGGCGGGAACAGCGACGTGGTGCGCGAAGACATCGCCGAGCAGTTCTGCGAGGGGGTCCCCCACGCGCGGCGCGTCGATGTCTCCGGCGCCGGGCACATGGTGGCCGGCGACCGGAACGAGCACTTCATCGACGCGGTCCTCCCGTTCCTGGAAGGACACCTCGGGTGCGGTTGA
- a CDS encoding TetR/AcrR family transcriptional regulator, translated as MQTADGGPREHNKAQRRSRILDATRELLRDSQESVLSTERIAERAEVAPATVYNLIGPRDKIWEALAAGFMDELEGRLESLDGGSPREVVRSTVQLFVDDPVVSRRMVREWEKSGLVLGRSPLIQLRRAMADARTRGVLRADVDTDALAAVVAASCVGALHQWVAELVDDDRFLARALFGLDVALAAAAADPYRDQLLAPLRTRGKA; from the coding sequence ATGCAGACGGCCGACGGAGGCCCGCGTGAGCACAACAAGGCGCAGCGGCGGTCGCGGATCCTCGACGCGACGCGCGAACTCCTGCGCGACAGCCAGGAATCGGTGCTCAGTACCGAGCGGATCGCGGAGCGGGCCGAGGTCGCCCCGGCCACCGTGTACAACCTGATCGGACCGCGCGACAAGATCTGGGAAGCCCTTGCCGCCGGGTTCATGGACGAACTCGAGGGCCGTCTGGAGTCGCTGGACGGCGGTTCCCCGCGGGAGGTCGTCAGGTCGACCGTCCAACTGTTCGTCGACGACCCGGTCGTATCGCGTCGCATGGTGCGCGAGTGGGAGAAGAGCGGTCTCGTCCTCGGCCGCAGTCCGCTCATCCAGCTCCGCCGGGCGATGGCGGACGCACGGACACGAGGTGTCCTGCGCGCCGACGTCGACACGGACGCTCTGGCCGCCGTGGTCGCCGCCTCGTGCGTGGGTGCGCTGCACCAATGGGTCGCCGAGCTGGTCGATGACGACCGCTTCCTCGCGCGCGCCCTGTTCGGGCTGGACGTCGCGCTCGCCGCGGCGGCCGCGGATCCCTACCGCGACCAGCTGCTGGCACCGCTGCGGACCCGGGGCAAGGCATGA
- a CDS encoding MFS transporter, producing the protein MTTAQTHTQPSRPSRPTGTAQPAQPDPPAARYPLWDRRFTLYFAARSVSLVGDAMMPVAAALAIGPLYGISGVGLVLGIWTGTFVLLVLFGGVLADRLGARRMMVGADLVRVLTQGVLAAAFFAGTPPFWLLVTMAALAGAAVAMFLPGVNGMVPLVARDPQRANATLKVADALAHLIGPALAGLLIVLTGAGTVYAIDAGTFLLSALCLALIRLAPADVPAGAPAHVDSDSDSAAPPGSSLRRDLRQGWQEFRARTWMWAVILIWVGYGLLLFGPLVPLGSALIGARLGPNAYGLAVSFLGVGTVLGGLLALRLRPDRPLAAGAVAMALYAVLPLCVALDAGLPVLLAGHALGGGAWAFWSVMWATSVQTHTPPAVLNRVSAYELAGSVSGIALGQILAGPATALASPGRLLLVSAGAGLAGSAALLAIPAIRNLRRKPGAPGNPNEG; encoded by the coding sequence GTGACCACCGCGCAGACGCACACCCAGCCCTCCCGGCCCTCCCGGCCCACCGGGACCGCCCAGCCGGCCCAGCCCGATCCGCCGGCCGCCCGATACCCCCTGTGGGACCGGCGTTTCACCCTCTACTTCGCCGCCCGCTCGGTCTCCCTGGTCGGCGACGCGATGATGCCGGTGGCCGCCGCGCTCGCGATCGGCCCGCTGTACGGGATCTCCGGAGTCGGCCTCGTCCTCGGCATCTGGACGGGGACGTTCGTCCTCCTGGTCCTGTTCGGCGGGGTGTTGGCCGACCGGCTCGGCGCACGCCGGATGATGGTCGGCGCGGACCTCGTCCGGGTCCTCACCCAAGGCGTGCTGGCGGCCGCGTTCTTCGCCGGGACACCGCCGTTCTGGCTGCTGGTGACCATGGCGGCACTGGCCGGCGCGGCCGTCGCGATGTTCCTGCCGGGGGTGAACGGGATGGTCCCGCTGGTCGCCCGCGATCCGCAGCGGGCCAACGCCACGCTCAAGGTGGCCGACGCGCTCGCCCACCTGATCGGCCCGGCCCTTGCGGGACTGCTGATCGTGCTGACCGGCGCCGGGACCGTGTACGCGATCGACGCCGGCACCTTCCTGCTCAGCGCCCTGTGCCTGGCACTCATCCGCCTCGCCCCGGCCGACGTGCCTGCGGGCGCCCCCGCCCACGTCGACTCCGACTCCGACTCTGCTGCCCCGCCCGGGAGTTCACTCCGCCGCGACCTGCGCCAGGGCTGGCAGGAGTTCCGTGCACGCACCTGGATGTGGGCGGTCATCCTGATCTGGGTGGGCTACGGCCTACTCCTCTTCGGCCCCCTGGTACCGCTCGGCTCGGCGTTGATCGGCGCCCGGCTCGGCCCGAACGCCTACGGCCTGGCCGTCTCCTTCCTCGGCGTCGGAACGGTGCTCGGCGGCCTGCTCGCCCTGCGGCTGCGCCCGGACCGGCCGCTGGCCGCCGGCGCGGTGGCGATGGCGCTGTACGCCGTACTGCCGCTCTGCGTGGCGCTGGACGCGGGCCTGCCGGTGCTGCTCGCGGGCCATGCGCTCGGCGGCGGGGCCTGGGCGTTCTGGTCGGTGATGTGGGCGACCAGCGTGCAGACCCACACCCCGCCCGCGGTACTCAACCGGGTCAGCGCCTACGAGCTGGCCGGCTCGGTGTCCGGGATCGCGCTCGGCCAGATCCTGGCGGGGCCCGCCACCGCGCTGGCCTCCCCGGGCCGGCTGCTGCTGGTGTCGGCCGGCGCCGGCCTGGCGGGCAGCGCGGCACTGCTCGCGATCCCGGCGATCCGCAACCTGCGCCGCAAGCCCGGGGCGCCGGGCAACCCGAACGAAGGATGA
- a CDS encoding helix-turn-helix domain-containing protein, with amino-acid sequence MTPRSLPESPAPHRVVALLQPPQSTFPLACASEVFADHGPVIPVRYAFEVCTEHPGPVRTQAGYDLLVTTGLDALERADTVLVPGWQQSAGTEASAAVIDSLRRAHGRGARIVGICSGSFLLAAAGLLDGRRAATHWAQAAELAARFPRVQVDAAVLYVDHGDVATSAGSAAGVDLCLHLVSADQGAAYAMRVARQMVMPPHREGCQLQYAELPTSGPVADSLAPLLEWLSGRLDQPVSVAEMAVRSQVSARTLTRRFGEQLGISPGRWLLDRRIAATRALLEETDLPVETIAHRVGLSSAVNLRRRFHEALRTTPAAYRRAFRADEAGRKAETVSSGA; translated from the coding sequence ATGACGCCTCGTTCACTGCCGGAGTCCCCGGCGCCGCACCGGGTCGTGGCCCTGCTGCAGCCCCCGCAGTCGACCTTCCCGCTGGCCTGCGCGAGCGAGGTGTTCGCCGATCACGGCCCGGTGATCCCCGTGCGCTACGCGTTCGAGGTCTGCACGGAGCACCCAGGCCCGGTGCGCACCCAGGCCGGCTACGACCTGCTGGTCACCACGGGCCTGGACGCGTTGGAGCGCGCGGACACCGTGTTGGTCCCCGGTTGGCAGCAGTCGGCCGGCACGGAGGCGTCGGCGGCTGTGATCGACTCGCTCCGCCGGGCGCACGGGCGCGGCGCGCGGATCGTCGGCATCTGCTCGGGTTCCTTCCTGCTCGCCGCCGCCGGACTGCTGGACGGCCGGCGGGCCGCCACCCACTGGGCCCAGGCCGCCGAACTGGCCGCCCGCTTCCCGCGGGTCCAGGTCGACGCCGCAGTGCTGTACGTCGACCACGGCGACGTCGCCACCAGCGCCGGATCGGCGGCCGGGGTGGACCTGTGCCTCCACCTGGTGAGCGCCGACCAGGGCGCCGCGTACGCGATGCGGGTCGCCCGGCAGATGGTGATGCCGCCGCACCGCGAGGGCTGCCAACTGCAGTACGCCGAACTGCCCACCTCCGGACCGGTCGCCGACTCGCTGGCCCCGCTGCTGGAGTGGCTGTCCGGGCGGCTCGACCAGCCGGTCAGCGTCGCCGAGATGGCGGTCCGCTCGCAGGTCTCGGCCCGCACGCTGACCCGGCGCTTCGGCGAACAGCTGGGCATCAGCCCCGGACGCTGGCTGCTGGACCGGCGGATCGCCGCCACCCGGGCGCTGCTCGAGGAGACCGACCTGCCCGTGGAAACCATCGCGCACCGGGTCGGTCTCTCCTCGGCCGTCAACCTGCGTCGGCGCTTCCACGAGGCCCTGCGCACGACACCCGCCGCCTACCGGCGCGCCTTCCGTGCGGACGAGGCCGGGCGGAAGGCCGAAACGGTGTCCTCTGGGGCCTGA